A segment of the Catharus ustulatus isolate bCatUst1 chromosome 21, bCatUst1.pri.v2, whole genome shotgun sequence genome:
aacctaaTCATTTATTTAAACACATTGCTATGAAGCTCTGACTGCCCCGCGCCCAGCCCCGGCTCGGTGGGCCGCCATGGACCCGGCCCCGCTGGCCACCCCGGTTTTTCCCCGCGATGGGGCCGCAGCCCCGGTGCTGGGGCCGGGGCGGTGCCGCCCGCGGGGCCCGGGCAAACAGCGGGTCAATCATTAACCGGCCCGGGGCTCTCCCGCCGCCACGCGGGGCCTCGCGGGGCTCgggggccgcggcggggccggagcggggccgggccccgAGCGGCGGCGGTTTGCACCGGCgggtgagcggggccgggcatGGGCAGGGGGGCTCGGGGAGGCCGCGGCCGGGACGCGAgggcagccccatcccagccccaagcCGGGGCGACCGCTCGGGCGGGTGTGCCGGCAATGTCCCGGCCCGTCGGAACCTCGGTGTCCCCGCAGGAGTCTCCGCGGATGGACGGTGACCCCAGGGCCGCGCAGGGCCCCGCGGCGCGGGGAGCGGAGCAGGGCGatggcggcggggcggccgggggGCTGCCCACCCCCGGCACCGCCAGCGAGCCCCCCGCGGGACACCGGGACCGGCCCGTGGAGGTGTCGGTGGTCACCAACTCGGCCTTCGAGGGGGCTCCTCCACCCTACTCGCCCCCGGACCCCAAGAGCTTCCACCTCCTGTACCCGCCCTACTCAGCCGGCTTCTCGCAGCAAGGACCTCACATTTACCAGCCGGGGCCGGGACCGCGGCCCTTCCCAGCCCCGGGCTTCCCACCCGGGCCCATGCCCTACCCCACGGTACGTATCCCCCCCATGTGGGGGTCAGCCTTTATCGCCCCTCCTGGGTCTGTGGGGTTCCGTGCACAGCACAGCCgggaggggagcacagggagcacaccTTGGAAGGGAGCACAGACGGGAGGGGAGCACAGATCAGGAGGGGAGCACACCTTGGAGGGGTGCACAGCCGGGAGGGGAGCACAGCCGGGAggggagcacagcctggagggGTGCACAGGGAGCATACCCTGGAGGGGAGCACAGCCGGGAGAGGAGCACAGATCAGGAGGGGAGCACAGGTCAGGAGGGGAGCACAGGTCAGGAGGGGAGCACACCTtggaggggagcacagggagcacaccCTGGAGGGCAGCACACCCAGGCTCTCGCAGCTCTCACCCCTCCTGTGCCGCAGTACAACCCGCAGCCTGGCCCGGCGCCGTTCCCCGCCGGCCGCCGGCAGCAGCTGCCCAAGGACTACATGGTGGAGTCAATGCTGGTGACCGtgttctgctgcctgctgaCCGGGGTCATAGCCCTCGTTTACTCCTACGAGGTAAGGAAGGACTCACCCGGCGGCCTCAagcccctcctggtgctgcGGGTCCCCTCTAACCCTGCCCTTCTCCCCGTGCGCCAGACCCGGGCTGCGCTCGCCCGTGGGGACGTGGCCCAGGCGTACGTGGCATCCAGAAAGGCCCATTCACTGGtcctcctcagcctcctcttcgGGCTGTTCGCCTCCACCACCTGGATCATCTAcgtcctggtgtccctgcacCTGTGACAAAGAGCCCCAGGGACTGGTGTGCCAAGAACTTGTGGCTCGCCTCCTGGAGCGGGGGCACGGGCAGGTGAAGTTGCCACAGCCTTGGTGCAATGGGGTGACACGGAGTtattggggctggagctgctccggAGCCTTGAGCCCTGCGAGCcccgggcagggcaggaggagcccgGGGCAGGGAGAGGCCGGGGCCGCGTCCTGCTGGATCCAGcttgggcagggagctgggggggatccatggatccatgggcGGGAtcgggctctgctgcaggatgctgaaTCCCAAAGCTGTGGGCTCTCACTCGGAGCTGCCAGTGGGCCTCTGGTGCAGAGGGATTGGGGGTGGAGACGGAGCAGAAGGAGCAGGTGTGTGGGAAGCTCTCAGTGGTCATTAATGGTGTGAGAAATGCAAACCCCTGTATGCAGTTCTGCAGTAattctgcacacacacacactgtatTTTCACCTTCTTGCTGCCTCcagactgaaataaaacacagctgtagccaaaacttctgttttctctgcacaCCAAGGACCTACAGCTCCCCTTGCCATGGCCTTTGTCCACCACAGAATTCAGGGTAAGTTCTGCAACAGCTGAAATCAGGGTTTTCCCAAGAAAGGTGGGCACCAGGCTTCCAGCCCATGCAGGACCCCAGGGAAGGGGAATCTCCACATGGCCCTGGGCCTGGGGGTGCCCCTGGCCGAGCTGtttgggggacactgaggggacacagacccctcctgctgtgggacacagccccacattccagccctggcacagggggcaCGTGCTCCGTCAGTGTCTGGGCACTCTCCTCCTGAGCTGGCCCGTGACAATTATTTCCAGAGGAATTTTGAATCCAGTCCAGGACTGAAATAGCAGCGTGGAGCAGCTTGGCCACTGTGGGGGTTTATTTATAGCCCTGGGCTGCCGGCACACGGCCACTGCACGGGCTGGGCACACGCCGGGGGCTGGGCAGCCAGAACCCCTGACACGGGGGACACTGGTGCCCAGAGAAGGTGACAGGAGTGGATTTCCCCTCCCAAGTGTCTGGCTTGTATTGGTGcaaagaaagagggaagaaattTATAGtgaaaaaatgaagggaaaaagaggaaaaccacGGGGGCACATGAGAAAACACGAGGCCAGACCAGCGCCAGAGGTGGATTCGATTGTCACTTTAATCCACAGACTGTGCATGCACTGTAAACAGGATCATCAGGCAGGTTTGTTATTGGTGTTTTATTTGTCTTTAATATAAAAGTTACAGGTCTGAAATGTTTGCAGGAAGATGCCGCCATGGGGGTTAGTGGTAAATCTATAATACAAGAAACTGCTcgggggagaggctgggagcagggcagggggctggtGACGGGGACATCGCTTCTCCCCACTCCCTGCCCCGGCTGGAGGGGACTCAGactcttccctctccccaaaaAGAGGTGATGGCCTTGAGGATGCTGCCTGCAAGATGGGAACACACCCATGGCCAGTCTTGCACAAGGATGGTCTGGGTTTCTGCTCCCCAGGGActgctcctggagaagggagggggTCTCTGGTCAGCAAACCTGAAGCTGCTCCAGGCGAGGGGACCCTCCTGTAgggtccctccagccctgtgagccaggagctgtggctgggacACTGCTCAGCTGGGGATGACAGCAGAGGAAGGGGTGAAGGGGGAGGAAGCTGGGGGGCCCCATCCCACTGGACGAGGTGCTGTGGCCACTCAGACCTGCCATCCCCACGCCATGGGCTGAGCCTCTGGCTctgggggctggcagagggcagAGACTGAGACCTCCTTTGGTGCTAACTGGGCTCGTGGGTTCAAGTGCAGAGGAGGACCTGGACATGGCTCCCACTGGtggggatcacagaatcacaggatacGCTGGATCGAGTcccactcctggccctgcacaggacaacccaaaaatcccaccgtgtgagagcactgtccaaatgcttcttgaactcagacaggcttggtgctgtgaccactgccctggggagcctgttcacAGTGCCCatcaccctctgggggaagaactttttcctgatttccaacctaaacctctcctgacacagctccagctgtcccctgggtcctgtcactgctcacaAGTGAAGAGATCTgcacctgtgtgtcccctcagtctcctccaggctgaacaaaccaagtgccctcagctgctcctccagacccttccccatccttATGTCTCCTTTGGACACTCACTAATAGCTTCTtatattgtggtgcccaaaTTTAGTGTTGTCAACAAAGTTCCTTAGCATCCCTTCAGTCCTGTGTCCAGGTTgttaatgaagatgttgaagggcacagggccagggctggagccctgtggaaccccaGCCActgccatttttggggtgtcctgtgtgcCCATGAGCCCCTCACACAACACTGTCACTCAGCTGGATGAAGACAAGCtgccccctcctgtccctctgagcCCCCAGGGCCGTGACTCCAGAGCTGCCACCACACtcagccctcccagcacagcctggccactgcacccaggggtgctcagAGCCCTCAGGGTGAAGCCCACACCACATCCTGGTACATTCATCGCCCTTTTCACCACCTCGCCATGCTGGGCTTTTAAAAGATCttatttacaaagaaaacatgGACATTACTTCCTGGGAAGCCTCTGGGGATTGCAAAGCCTTGGCTGGACAGAACTCACAGCTCCAATGCCCTCAGTGCCATGAAAATAAACCACTTTTGGCTCGTTCACTGTGGTTCTGCATGAAAgattcctgctcctcctgctgcacacagctgtgtTGGACCCCACAGTGCCCTCCCCCAGAAGATGCCCTCGAGGGCAGGGGGTCTCTCTGTGTGTGAGTCTCATGGCAGAGTCTTCAGGAAAATAACCAAGTTGGGTAAAACCCCGGGCTGTCCCTCCCTCCTgagagccaggcagagctggccaAGGCTTTGCAATCTgtttggagaaggaaaggagtgCAGCTCTGATTCACCCAGAACAAACAGAGGCTTtagcaggcacagagctgctatTGAGAAATAAGTTAAGGATGCTCTGTGAAACTCCACGTCTGTATTccttgggagctgctgccctaAACCTGCAGGATTTTGTCAGAACCCTGTAAAAACCTGTGACCATGTGACAGGGAATTGAGGAGGGTCTTGCAAGGCTGCAGGGCACACTCACACCCACAACCCAACTGCAAACcactggagcaggacagagaggaGGGATGTGAATTGGCCTGGCTGGGACTCTGCtgggggggacaccaggggggacagaggggctgaATAAGGCACACTGAACAGATTGGGGTTAACACTGTGTTTGTGGGAAATGACACCCCTGCCTCACCCTTCCatgctggcaccagcacagaggggctggggacagggacctgctggggGTCCTGCCAAACACGGCTctcaaagcacagcactgggggTCCCAACGGGGACCTCTGGAGAAAAACATTTGGCAACGGAGAGAGGAGTGGTGGGGAGGACAGGGTGgctcagctgggcacagggTTCCTTCCTGGTTCCCACTTCCAGCCCAGAAATGGCTCCTTCATgaggctcctgcccctgctctgcagccagtgCCCACCCGGCCGCCCGAGCCTCCTTTATCCAGCACTTGGAACAACATTGTCACTGGTTGTGGATTTTTTACAGACTGGTttgcgcttttttttttttttcctataaattcATCGGTATTCAGACATGCATCAAAAATCCCCAGGGGGTTCTAAACACTAGGTATGTACAGTCTGTATCCTACAGCATTTCCTGTGCAAAAGCTAAGTACCATCGCTAAGAGACACGGGGTCACAGGCAGGTGACCCCCAGTACCTGGGCAGTCCACGGTTCCAGGTTCAGAGGGATTTACTGTTGCTTAAATAACGAGATCTGAGAGGAGGAGGGGGTGTGATGGCTGGAGATGGCGGGTCCCTGCCCACATTTTCAGTGCCTCTTCCTATGACCGGTGCCTTCCTCCCGTGAAGAAGGCGCCAGAGATCTGGGGTGAGCCGAGACCCCTGTAAACACAAGCAGCTCTCTGAAAGCAGAGCTCCTCTGGCAGGCAGCGGGAGACGCTTCCATCCTCACACCTTGGGAAGGGGAGACTCCAACCCTTGGCTTCcacggctgctgctgcccgaCGCCGCTCCGGAGATGAGTCAGTgatgctgagctcctgctgcccctgctctgagGATGGAAAGAGAGCCAGGGCACACCTGGATGCAAGGGGCCAGCAAACCAGCGACACGCTTGCGTGGGACACTCCTtccacacagctctgtccccGGGGTTAAAGCTGGTTGATGGCACGGAGGgacgggaggaggaggagggcgagTGCAGCGAGCACCGGCCGATCTCTGCCCTCGGCGGCTGCGCCGGCGCCTCCGCGCCCGGCATCGCcacccccagggctggctgccagctgggagggagggtgTGTCATCCAGTGACAGGTACAAACATTGAACTCCAGTCTCATAGCTGCCCTCGGCGCCTCTGCGGAGCGATTCTCCTCGCACGACCCCTCCTCCTAGGTTTTCTCTTCCCGATCTGTTTTCCGCCTCGTGATGTTCCGAGGTTTGATTTTCAGGGACAGTTCCCACAGGGCCTCCTCAGCCAGGTGGTCGCTGAAGTCGTTGAAGAATGACACGATGTCGTCGTTCCTTTTGATGTCATAATGTCTGGaagagcacagaggagctgcagtgaaaCAAGGGCTACCTGGGGTCCTCTCCTGGCTTTGGCCACCCTGTCTGCTCTGAGGACATCCAGCTCAGCACTCATGACAGGGGTGTCACACcacaaaggggaaaaacccATCACTGaattaaggggaaaaaggaacttatcacacagaaatcagcagctagatctgctgcttctgctgcaagACAGCACTGAAGAAAACCCTGAATATCCCAGAGAACACAGGAACAAGCAATGGCAAAACCTGAAAGCAAAACCTGTCTGCATCTCAAAACTAGTATCAGAAAAATGTCCTCAACAAGTTTTATCTAACCTAGAGAGACTGATgagagccctgctgctcccagctcttctTCCCTTCCATCCCCCTTCCCTTCAGGCTCCCTTCTCCTTGCACAGGGCcttcctgccccaatcccaccGTGCTGCCCCAAAGCCAcctctgctcccttctgctgcaCTTACACTTGCTGGAAGCACCTCATGCTGTCCAGGATGTTAAACTGCTGCCAGCGTTTGGAAAAGTTCACTTTGCTGTCAATGTAATCAGGGTTTCCCAGATGGACAAAGGTCAGGTCCTGCAGAATCAGGCCTCTGAAAGAGGGAAAGGGGCAGCAGGGAGTAGGGAAAAGACACAGAGGTTAGCCACACAGGGCagcccaacaaaacccaacagctcccactgccaccaGAATGGCAGCCTTATCCAGAGGGAAACACTCCCCAGCAGCAAATCCAAAGGTGTTTAGATGCCAACACCCCCAGCTGGCCACCCTGCCCCACACAAATTGCTCCAGAGAGGGCCCGTGGGCTGATGTGGCTATGGCTAAGGACtagggctgagctcagcagcagctgctgagagaTCCTTGCAGGAGCCATTTCAATGTGCAGAGGAAGGAACTGGGCACTCACAGGTAGGGGATGCAGGGGGGCTCCAcatcagccagggctgctcgGTAGGCGCGGAAGGACGAGGAGCTGTCGATCAGGGTGCAGTACtcagccaggccctgcaggacacaaatccccaaatcccctggtGATACCCCTGCTGCAAACCCAGCTTCTTTGTCAGCTGCCCCCAGAGAGCCACCCAGAGCAGGAGTTAATGCCATCCTGCAAACACCTCCAGGTGATCTACTCTGCCTGACCCTGGGGTGTTCACGTGGACATTGCTGCCTTCAGCCTTGCCAAGCcttgggctgcagcagcaggaggaggaggctgttCTCCCCTGTGACTGTGCTGGCACTCCTGCAGCTGTCAGAATGCCCAGCCACACTGAAGGCTTCCAGCACTGTGGCATTTTACCCACTGGAGAGGAATTATCCACCATCCCTCCaccctgtgacactgctgagatGTAAAACCACTCAGCTGTTTCATACATAACCATGCTTATCCTTCCCCAGAGATCACAGGCTTCACTGCTCCTCACCTCTGAGGTTTGCTTCTGCCACTCCAGCCTTCGGATGGGTGCAGAATCCAGTGCAGAAAGAATGGCCAGAtaggaattaaaattattcagcTTTCGTAAGTGCTGTGAAGAGGGTGAATATTCCAGTTACTCAAGAGCTCTGAAAAGCCTTCCAGCATCAAACAGCTCTACCAAGTAAAGGGCCCCACTCCCCTGCTGCTTAAAGGAGCAGTGTGTGTgattcacagggaaaaaaaagctggtACCTTCATAATCTTTATAAATTTAAGGAGCAGCCTCTCTCGGTCCTGGGCTTTCTCCTGTAGCATAATTATTGAACGGACCCTGAAAGAAGGGACAGAATAAAAGATAAACCTACTTAAGCAGAGATTAGATTTCCTCTTGTTTCATTAACAAAACTGATCACTAATAGGATGGACCAACACTAAAATATTCACAATACCTCCAACTTAAATAGAGCACTCTAATCCACAGCAAAGACAGGGTAATTTCACAGAGTGCAGTTATTTGCAAGGGGAATATTTGTTTGAAGAGCTCAGTGATACCAATAATTAATT
Coding sequences within it:
- the PRRT1B gene encoding proline rich transmembrane protein 1B yields the protein MGPQPRCWGRGGAARGARANSGSIINRPGALPPPRGASRGSGAAAGPERGRAPSGGGLHRRVSGESPRMDGDPRAAQGPAARGAEQGDGGGAAGGLPTPGTASEPPAGHRDRPVEVSVVTNSAFEGAPPPYSPPDPKSFHLLYPPYSAGFSQQGPHIYQPGPGPRPFPAPGFPPGPMPYPTYNPQPGPAPFPAGRRQQLPKDYMVESMLVTVFCCLLTGVIALVYSYETRAALARGDVAQAYVASRKAHSLVLLSLLFGLFASTTWIIYVLVSLHL